A stretch of the Equus caballus isolate H_3958 breed thoroughbred chromosome X, TB-T2T, whole genome shotgun sequence genome encodes the following:
- the PSMD10 gene encoding 26S proteasome non-ATPase regulatory subunit 10 isoform X2 — MEGSVSNLMVCNLAYSGKLEELKECILADKSLATRTDQDSRTALHWACSAGHTEIVEFLLQLGVPVNDKDDAGWSPLHIAASAGRDEIVKALLGKGAQVNAVNQNGCTPLHYAASKNRHEIAVMLLEGGANPDAKDHYEATAMHRAAAKDT; from the exons ATGGAGGGGAGTGTGTCTAACCTAATGGTCTGCAACCTGGCCTACAGCGGGAAGCTGGAGGAGTTGAAGGAGTGCATCCTGGCCGATAAATCCCTGGCTACTAGGACCGACCAG GACAGCAGAACTGCACTGCATTGGGCTTGCTCAGCTGGACATACAGAAATTGTTGAATTCTTGCTGCAACTTGGAGTGCCAGTGAATGATAAAGATGAT GCAGGCTGGTCTCCGCTTCATATCGCTGCCTCTGCTGGCCGGGATGAGATTGTAAAAGCCCTTCTGGGAAAAGGTGCTCAGGTGAATGCCGTCAATCAGAATGGCTGTACTCCCCTACATTATGCAGCTTCCAAAAACAGGCATGAG ATCGCTGTCATGTTACTGGAAGGCGGAGCTAATCCGGATGCGAAGGACCATTATGAGGCTACAGCAATGCACCGGGCGGCAGCCAAGG ACACTTAG
- the VSIG1 gene encoding V-set and immunoglobulin domain-containing protein 1 isoform X1 has product MVFAFWKVFLILNCLAGQVTAVQVTIPDSFVNVTVGSDVTLICTYTTTVASRDKLSIQWSFFHKKELQPVSIYYSEGGQAAAIGQFKGRIVGSNEPGNASITISHMQPADSGIYICDVNNPPDFVGTNQGILNVSVLVKPSKPFCSIQGIPETGHPISLSCLSVLGTPSPVYYWYRLEGRDIVPVKESFNPATGILVIGNLTNFEQGYYQCTAINILGNSSCEIDLTSSHPEVGIIVGALVGTLVGAAIITSIVCFARSKAKAKGKGKERKRNSKTNPELEPMRMINQSTECETMPNEDAVQLEATLPVSTHETDPDTILGLDHEPIPEPEPVPEPVPEPTAGPELVPVPEIEIHLEPEPEPEPETELEPGIVVEPFCDEEKRGNKK; this is encoded by the exons GTCAAGTTACTGCGGTGCAAGTGACCATCCCAGACAGTTTCGTGAACGTGACTGTTGGATCTGATGTCACTCTCATCTGCACCTATACCACCACTGTGGCCTCTCGGGACAAGCTTTCCATCCAGTGGTCATTCTTCCACAAGAAGGAGTTACAGCCAGTTTCC ATTTACTATTCTGAAGGTGGACAAGCTGCAGCCATTGGGCAATTTAAAGGTCGAATTGTAGGGTCCAACGAACCAGGCAACGCATCTATCACTATTTCGCATATGCAACCAGCAGATAGTGGCATCTACATCTGTGATGTTAACAACCCCCCTGACTTTGTCGGCACAAATCAAGGCATCCTCAACGTCAGCGTGTTAG TCAAACCTTCTAAGCCCTTTTGCAGCATCCAGGGAATACCAGAAACTGGCCATCCTATATCTCTTTCTTGTCTCTCCGTGCTTGGAACACCTTCCCCTGTGTACTACTGGTATAGACTTGAAGGAAGAGACATCGTCCCAGTGAAAGAAAGCTTCA ACCCAGCCACTGGAATTTTAGTCATTGGAAATCTGACCAATTTTGAACAAGGTTATTACCAGTGCACTGCTATCAACATCCTTGGCAATAGTTCCTGTGAAATTGATCTAACTTCTTCAC ATCCAGAAGTTGGAATCATTGTTGGGGCCTTGGTGGGTACCCTTGTAGGTGCTGCCATTATCACCTCTATTGTGTGCTTCGCAAGGAGCAAGGCAAAGgcaaagggaaaggggaaggagaggaagagaaattctAAAACCAACCCAGAACTTGA ACCAATGAGAATGATAAACCAAAGCACAGAGTGTGAAACAATGCCAAATGAAGATGCTGTCCAACTAGAAGCGACTCTGCCAGTTTCCACCCATGAGACTGACCCTGATACCATCCTGGGGCTGGATCATGAGCCTATCCCTGAGCCTGAGCCTGTCCCAGAGCCTGTCCCGGAGCCTACCGCAGGACCTGAGCTTGTCCCTGTGCCTGAGATTGAGATCCATCTGGAGCCAGAGCCGGAGCCGGAGCCAGAGACGGAGCTGGAGCCCGGGATTGTAGTTGAACCCTTTTGTGACgaggaaaagagagggaataAGAAGTAG
- the PSMD10 gene encoding 26S proteasome non-ATPase regulatory subunit 10 isoform X1, with translation MGKEAKEGGRSMIGGAPLALVIGSRSRGREAALGRASRRSWGSEMEGSVSNLMVCNLAYSGKLEELKECILADKSLATRTDQDSRTALHWACSAGHTEIVEFLLQLGVPVNDKDDAGWSPLHIAASAGRDEIVKALLGKGAQVNAVNQNGCTPLHYAASKNRHEIAVMLLEGGANPDAKDHYEATAMHRAAAKGNLKMIHILLYYKASTNIQDTEGNTPLHLACDEERVEEAKLLVSHGASIYIENKEEKTPLQVAKGGLGLILKRLVEG, from the exons ATGGGAAAAGAagcaaaggagggaggaagatcgATGATTGGTGGAGCGCCACTGGCTCTTGTGATTGGCAGTCGGAGCCGGGGACGTGAGGCGGCCCTTGGTCGTGCTTCACGGAGATCCTGGGGAAGCGAAATGGAGGGGAGTGTGTCTAACCTAATGGTCTGCAACCTGGCCTACAGCGGGAAGCTGGAGGAGTTGAAGGAGTGCATCCTGGCCGATAAATCCCTGGCTACTAGGACCGACCAG GACAGCAGAACTGCACTGCATTGGGCTTGCTCAGCTGGACATACAGAAATTGTTGAATTCTTGCTGCAACTTGGAGTGCCAGTGAATGATAAAGATGAT GCAGGCTGGTCTCCGCTTCATATCGCTGCCTCTGCTGGCCGGGATGAGATTGTAAAAGCCCTTCTGGGAAAAGGTGCTCAGGTGAATGCCGTCAATCAGAATGGCTGTACTCCCCTACATTATGCAGCTTCCAAAAACAGGCATGAG ATCGCTGTCATGTTACTGGAAGGCGGAGCTAATCCGGATGCGAAGGACCATTATGAGGCTACAGCAATGCACCGGGCGGCAGCCAAGGGTAACTTGAAGATGATTCATATCCTTCTGTACTACAAAGCATCCACAAACATCCAAGACACTGAGGGTAACACTCCTCT ACACTTAGCCTGTGACGAGGAGAGAGTGGAAGAAGCCAAACTGCTGGTGTCCCATGGAGCAAGTATCTACATtgagaataaagaggaaaagacacCTCTGCAAGTGGCCAAAGGTGGTCTGGGTTTAATACTCAAGAGATTGGTGGAAGGTTAA
- the VSIG1 gene encoding V-set and immunoglobulin domain-containing protein 1 isoform X2: MVFAFWKVFLILNCLAGQVTAVQVTIPDSFVNVTVGSDVTLICTYTTTVASRDKLSIQWSFFHKKELQPVSHSPCLSTEGMEEKAVSQCLKMAHARDARGRCSWTSQIYYSEGGQAAAIGQFKGRIVGSNEPGNASITISHMQPADSGIYICDVNNPPDFVGTNQGILNVSVLVKPSKPFCSIQGIPETGHPISLSCLSVLGTPSPVYYWYRLEGRDIVPVKESFNPATGILVIGNLTNFEQGYYQCTAINILGNSSCEIDLTSSHPEVGIIVGALVGTLVGAAIITSIVCFARSKAKAKGKGKERKRNSKTNPELEPMRMINQSTECETMPNEDAVQLEATLPVSTHETDPDTILGLDHEPIPEPEPVPEPVPEPTAGPELVPVPEIEIHLEPEPEPEPETELEPGIVVEPFCDEEKRGNKK; encoded by the exons GTCAAGTTACTGCGGTGCAAGTGACCATCCCAGACAGTTTCGTGAACGTGACTGTTGGATCTGATGTCACTCTCATCTGCACCTATACCACCACTGTGGCCTCTCGGGACAAGCTTTCCATCCAGTGGTCATTCTTCCACAAGAAGGAGTTACAGCCAGTTTCC CACAGCCCGTGCCTCAGTACTGAGGGTATGGAGGAAAAGGCAGTCAGTCAGTGTCTAAAAATGGCGCATGCAAGAGACGCTCGGGGAAGATGTAGCTGGACCTCTCAG ATTTACTATTCTGAAGGTGGACAAGCTGCAGCCATTGGGCAATTTAAAGGTCGAATTGTAGGGTCCAACGAACCAGGCAACGCATCTATCACTATTTCGCATATGCAACCAGCAGATAGTGGCATCTACATCTGTGATGTTAACAACCCCCCTGACTTTGTCGGCACAAATCAAGGCATCCTCAACGTCAGCGTGTTAG TCAAACCTTCTAAGCCCTTTTGCAGCATCCAGGGAATACCAGAAACTGGCCATCCTATATCTCTTTCTTGTCTCTCCGTGCTTGGAACACCTTCCCCTGTGTACTACTGGTATAGACTTGAAGGAAGAGACATCGTCCCAGTGAAAGAAAGCTTCA ACCCAGCCACTGGAATTTTAGTCATTGGAAATCTGACCAATTTTGAACAAGGTTATTACCAGTGCACTGCTATCAACATCCTTGGCAATAGTTCCTGTGAAATTGATCTAACTTCTTCAC ATCCAGAAGTTGGAATCATTGTTGGGGCCTTGGTGGGTACCCTTGTAGGTGCTGCCATTATCACCTCTATTGTGTGCTTCGCAAGGAGCAAGGCAAAGgcaaagggaaaggggaaggagaggaagagaaattctAAAACCAACCCAGAACTTGA ACCAATGAGAATGATAAACCAAAGCACAGAGTGTGAAACAATGCCAAATGAAGATGCTGTCCAACTAGAAGCGACTCTGCCAGTTTCCACCCATGAGACTGACCCTGATACCATCCTGGGGCTGGATCATGAGCCTATCCCTGAGCCTGAGCCTGTCCCAGAGCCTGTCCCGGAGCCTACCGCAGGACCTGAGCTTGTCCCTGTGCCTGAGATTGAGATCCATCTGGAGCCAGAGCCGGAGCCGGAGCCAGAGACGGAGCTGGAGCCCGGGATTGTAGTTGAACCCTTTTGTGACgaggaaaagagagggaataAGAAGTAG